A stretch of Henckelia pumila isolate YLH828 chromosome 4, ASM3356847v2, whole genome shotgun sequence DNA encodes these proteins:
- the LOC140864673 gene encoding UPF0496 protein At4g34320-like isoform X1, which translates to MQLLKIWGTMGSHMSKKATEGSGANPIDTLQFSTELNSYVAACRVDAELQSFDATLQMRTNNVITSLASGVEVRALSFDSLREVTECLLEMNQEVVKVILDCKKDIWNNQELFEIVEDYFENSLKTMDFYAVLEKCLKRAQDNQLLLLVAIQQFHEEEGEDGVEGKGKYAKTLKELRAFREAGDPFTEEFFQSFHAVHKQQMVMLERLQIKKGKLDKKLKSIQTWRKISSIIFATTFAAVLICSVVAAAIAAPPVAAALAAATSIPIGSMGKWIDSLLKNFENAVKGQKEIINSMTVGTYVTIKDLDSIHVLIDKLELQIESLLENADFAIDEEAVRFGVEEIKKKTDSFTKNAEELGMQADNFCRDIRKARTVILQRIIKHPNH; encoded by the coding sequence AGCTATTGAAAATTTGGGGCACGATGGGAAGCCATATGAGCAAGAAAGCTACTGAGGGTTCAGGTGCGAATCCAATCGACACTCTTCAATTCTCAACTGAGCTGAACTCCTATGTGGCAGCCTGTCGGGTCGATGCGGAGTTACAGTCATTTGATGCCACACTCCAAATGCGTACCAACAATGTCATCACTTCCCTTGCCAGCGGGGTTGAAGTTCGGGCTTTGTCCTTTGATTCACTCCGGGAAGTCACCGAATGCCTTCTGGAGATGAATCAAGAAGTGGTGAAAGTGATACTTGACTGCAAGAAAGATATTTGGAACAATCAAGAATTGTTCGAAATTGTTGAGGACTACTTTGAGAACAGCCTCAAGACTATGGACTTCTATGCGGTGTTGGAGAAATGCTTGAAACGAGCCCAAGACAACCAGTTGCTGCTTCTCGTTGCGATTCAGCAGTTTCAcgaagaagaaggagaagatgGGGTGGAAGGGAAGGGGAAGTATGCAAAAACCTTGAAGGAGTTGAGGGCGTTTCGGGAGGCAGGGGATCCGTTTACCGAGGAGTTTTTTCAAAGCTTTCATGCTGTGCATAAGCAGCAAATGGTAATGCTGGAGAGATTGCAGATTAAGAAGGGCAAGTTGGACAAGAAGTTAAAGTCCATACAGACTTGGAGGAAGATATCTAGCATAATCTTTGCTACAACTTTCGCTGCTGTGCTGATTTGCTCGGTTGTGGCTGCCGCCATAGCAGCACCACCTGTTGCAGCCGCATTGGCGGCTGCAACCTCCATCCCTATCGGCTCCATGGGTAAGTGGATCGATTCACTTCTCAAGAACTTTGAAAATGCAGTGAAGGGACAGAAGGAGATCATCAACAGTATGACTGTGGGAACTTATGTGACCATCAAAGATTTGGACTCTAtccatgttttgattgataagTTGGAGCTTCAGATCGAATCCCTTTTGGAAAACGCTGATTTCGCGATTGATGAAGAGGCGGTAAGATTTGGAGTCGAAGAAATCAAGAAGAAAACGGATTCTTTCACAAAGAATGCTGAGGAATTGGGAATGCAAGCTGATAACTTCTGTCGCGATATTCGCAAGGCAAGAACTGTTATTCTGCAGAGAATCATCAAACACCCTAACCATTAA
- the LOC140864673 gene encoding UPF0496 protein At4g34320-like isoform X2, with protein sequence MGSHMSKKATEGSGANPIDTLQFSTELNSYVAACRVDAELQSFDATLQMRTNNVITSLASGVEVRALSFDSLREVTECLLEMNQEVVKVILDCKKDIWNNQELFEIVEDYFENSLKTMDFYAVLEKCLKRAQDNQLLLLVAIQQFHEEEGEDGVEGKGKYAKTLKELRAFREAGDPFTEEFFQSFHAVHKQQMVMLERLQIKKGKLDKKLKSIQTWRKISSIIFATTFAAVLICSVVAAAIAAPPVAAALAAATSIPIGSMGKWIDSLLKNFENAVKGQKEIINSMTVGTYVTIKDLDSIHVLIDKLELQIESLLENADFAIDEEAVRFGVEEIKKKTDSFTKNAEELGMQADNFCRDIRKARTVILQRIIKHPNH encoded by the coding sequence ATGGGAAGCCATATGAGCAAGAAAGCTACTGAGGGTTCAGGTGCGAATCCAATCGACACTCTTCAATTCTCAACTGAGCTGAACTCCTATGTGGCAGCCTGTCGGGTCGATGCGGAGTTACAGTCATTTGATGCCACACTCCAAATGCGTACCAACAATGTCATCACTTCCCTTGCCAGCGGGGTTGAAGTTCGGGCTTTGTCCTTTGATTCACTCCGGGAAGTCACCGAATGCCTTCTGGAGATGAATCAAGAAGTGGTGAAAGTGATACTTGACTGCAAGAAAGATATTTGGAACAATCAAGAATTGTTCGAAATTGTTGAGGACTACTTTGAGAACAGCCTCAAGACTATGGACTTCTATGCGGTGTTGGAGAAATGCTTGAAACGAGCCCAAGACAACCAGTTGCTGCTTCTCGTTGCGATTCAGCAGTTTCAcgaagaagaaggagaagatgGGGTGGAAGGGAAGGGGAAGTATGCAAAAACCTTGAAGGAGTTGAGGGCGTTTCGGGAGGCAGGGGATCCGTTTACCGAGGAGTTTTTTCAAAGCTTTCATGCTGTGCATAAGCAGCAAATGGTAATGCTGGAGAGATTGCAGATTAAGAAGGGCAAGTTGGACAAGAAGTTAAAGTCCATACAGACTTGGAGGAAGATATCTAGCATAATCTTTGCTACAACTTTCGCTGCTGTGCTGATTTGCTCGGTTGTGGCTGCCGCCATAGCAGCACCACCTGTTGCAGCCGCATTGGCGGCTGCAACCTCCATCCCTATCGGCTCCATGGGTAAGTGGATCGATTCACTTCTCAAGAACTTTGAAAATGCAGTGAAGGGACAGAAGGAGATCATCAACAGTATGACTGTGGGAACTTATGTGACCATCAAAGATTTGGACTCTAtccatgttttgattgataagTTGGAGCTTCAGATCGAATCCCTTTTGGAAAACGCTGATTTCGCGATTGATGAAGAGGCGGTAAGATTTGGAGTCGAAGAAATCAAGAAGAAAACGGATTCTTTCACAAAGAATGCTGAGGAATTGGGAATGCAAGCTGATAACTTCTGTCGCGATATTCGCAAGGCAAGAACTGTTATTCTGCAGAGAATCATCAAACACCCTAACCATTAA